One segment of Coffea arabica cultivar ET-39 chromosome 7c, Coffea Arabica ET-39 HiFi, whole genome shotgun sequence DNA contains the following:
- the LOC140004196 gene encoding uncharacterized protein isoform X1 — translation MAAAASPVSVTSSPNYRTNPSPTRKLPPQSWPPTAPTRFSQPLSSRRTSIAGAAQSMKQPSSSAQPNPEVHLSLDAVQRFIHLNFGNWTGTFHQFDSQGNLMHKISTKLAAGSYGEDELISLIQTLYIKQPPSTTSFSGIDDDEAEWSEYKIKEINMFTMDKYQQIGFFPKERAFALRYQTAGMLETVLRQGVLGEDDIGEESPKNLKLPSRQPSIVCENCLYSLEKDRRVRAFHVIDPKGILDMLLVFLEDRGSTAPIPPTFDDSQDYGDRIKPFLGTWKGHSITKRSGVYGATLARADTVAVLEINKDGQLIQDIASTLEGRDITTNVHWTGTMSKNLVTFDGGFQLILLPGGMYMGCPCDVAKCVQESKSFHLEFCWLESPGKRQRLVRTYDVEGLAVSSTYFLESRLCTPGF, via the exons ATGGCAGCGGCTGCCTCTCCTGTCTCAGTAACTTCATCACCTAATTATCGCACCAATCCATCTCCAACCCGAAAGCTCCCTCCCCAATCATGGCCTCCCACTGCTCCAACACGCTTTTCTCAACCCCTTTCCTCACGTCGGACATCCATCGCCGGAGCTGCTCAATCCATGAAGCAACCATCGTCGTCCGCACAACCCAATCCAGAAGTACACTTGAGCCTCGATGCGGTTCAACGATTTATTCACCTCAATTTTGGGAACTGGACCGGCACTTTCCAC CAATTTGATAGCCAGGGGAATTTGATGCATAAAATAAGTACCAAGCTTGCTGCGGGTTCTTATGGCGAAGATGAACTCATAAGTTTGATTCAAAC GTTATACATCAAACAACCTCCATCAACGACTTCATTTTCTGGAATTGATGATGATGAGGCAGAATGGTCTGAGTACAAAATCAAAGAGATCAACATGTTTACTATGGATAAATATCAGCAG ATTGGTTTTTTCCCCAAAGAGAGGGCATTTGCATTGAGGTACCAGACTGCTGGAATGTTAGAAACTGTGCTCAGACAAGGGGTGTTAGGCGAGGATGATATTGGAGAAGAATCACCCAA AAATCTAAAGCTTCCCTCGAGACAACCTTCTATTGTATGTGAGAATTGCCTATATTCACTGGAGAAAGATCGGCGAGTAAGAGCTTTCCATGTCATCGATCCAAAAGGAATTCTGGATATGCTCCTTGTCTTCCTTGAAGATAGAGGTAGCACTGCACCTATTCCACCTACCTTTGATGATTCTCAG GATTATGGAGACAGGATTAAGCCTTTTCTGGGTACATGGAAAGGGCATTCTATCACAAAGCGCAGTGGTGTTTATGGAGCAACACTTGCTCGAGCTGACACTGTGGCTGTACTTGAAATAAATAAGGATGGTCAACTAATCCAG GATATTGCATCGACATTGGAGGGGAGAGATATTACTACTAATGTACATTGGACGGGGACCATGTCAAAGAATTTGGTTACCTTTGACGGAGGTTTCCAGCTGATTTTACTGCCTGGGGGTATGTACATGGGATGCCCATGTGACGTGGCAAAGTGTGTTCAAGAATCTAAATCGTTCCACTTGGAGTTCTGCTGGCTCGAGTCACCTGGAAAAAGACAGAGACTGGTCCGTACTTATGACGTGGAAGGCCTCGCTGTCTCCTCAACCTACTTCTTGGAGAGCAGA CTTTGTACTCCCGGATTCTGA
- the LOC140004196 gene encoding uncharacterized protein isoform X2 → MAAAASPVSVTSSPNYRTNPSPTRKLPPQSWPPTAPTRFSQPLSSRRTSIAGAAQSMKQPSSSAQPNPEVHLSLDAVQRFIHLNFGNWTGTFHQFDSQGNLMHKISTKLAAGSYGEDELISLIQTLYIKQPPSTTSFSGIDDDEAEWSEYKIKEINMFTMDKYQQIGFFPKERAFALRYQTAGMLETVLRQGVLGEDDIGEESPKNLKLPSRQPSIVCENCLYSLEKDRRVRAFHVIDPKGILDMLLVFLEDRGSTAPIPPTFDDSQDYGDRIKPFLGTWKGHSITKRSGVYGATLARADTVAVLEINKDGQLIQFSLFPTGYCIDIGGERYYY, encoded by the exons ATGGCAGCGGCTGCCTCTCCTGTCTCAGTAACTTCATCACCTAATTATCGCACCAATCCATCTCCAACCCGAAAGCTCCCTCCCCAATCATGGCCTCCCACTGCTCCAACACGCTTTTCTCAACCCCTTTCCTCACGTCGGACATCCATCGCCGGAGCTGCTCAATCCATGAAGCAACCATCGTCGTCCGCACAACCCAATCCAGAAGTACACTTGAGCCTCGATGCGGTTCAACGATTTATTCACCTCAATTTTGGGAACTGGACCGGCACTTTCCAC CAATTTGATAGCCAGGGGAATTTGATGCATAAAATAAGTACCAAGCTTGCTGCGGGTTCTTATGGCGAAGATGAACTCATAAGTTTGATTCAAAC GTTATACATCAAACAACCTCCATCAACGACTTCATTTTCTGGAATTGATGATGATGAGGCAGAATGGTCTGAGTACAAAATCAAAGAGATCAACATGTTTACTATGGATAAATATCAGCAG ATTGGTTTTTTCCCCAAAGAGAGGGCATTTGCATTGAGGTACCAGACTGCTGGAATGTTAGAAACTGTGCTCAGACAAGGGGTGTTAGGCGAGGATGATATTGGAGAAGAATCACCCAA AAATCTAAAGCTTCCCTCGAGACAACCTTCTATTGTATGTGAGAATTGCCTATATTCACTGGAGAAAGATCGGCGAGTAAGAGCTTTCCATGTCATCGATCCAAAAGGAATTCTGGATATGCTCCTTGTCTTCCTTGAAGATAGAGGTAGCACTGCACCTATTCCACCTACCTTTGATGATTCTCAG GATTATGGAGACAGGATTAAGCCTTTTCTGGGTACATGGAAAGGGCATTCTATCACAAAGCGCAGTGGTGTTTATGGAGCAACACTTGCTCGAGCTGACACTGTGGCTGTACTTGAAATAAATAAGGATGGTCAACTAATCCAG ttttccTTGTTTCCTACAGGATATTGCATCGACATTGGAGGGGAGAGATATTACTACTAA
- the LOC113697837 gene encoding early nodulin-like protein 20 — translation MWFLVGLIIMMLGKRGGALWLLVAAATLTCASCRLIQVGGKPGWRPDVNYTEWAAQQQLCVGDWLMFRFDKRMYNVLEVNRTNYELCNDHGFIQNITRGGRDVFQLTEARPYYFLCGGGYCYGGMKVAINVVEASPPAPEPTPKNGSPMTTTSSNLLALTMVSAAAIVIWCHGSPPFTVHRL, via the exons ATG TGGTTCTTGGTTGGTTTGATCATCATGATGCTGGGCAAAAGGGGTGGTGCATTATGGCTGTTGGTGGCGGCGGCAACGCTAACCTGCGCTTCCTGCAGACTCATCCAGGTTGGAGGTAAGCCTGGTTGGAGACCGGACGTTAACTACACCGAATGGGCCGCTCAGCAGCAGCTTTGCGTGGGAGATTGGCTCA TGTTCAGATTCGATAAGAGGATGTACAACGTGCTGGAGGTGAACCGGACAAACTACGAGCTGTGCAACGACCATGGTTTCATACAGAACATTACAAGGGGTGGGAGAGACGTATTCCAACTCACAGAGGCCAGGCCTTACTACTTCCTCTGCGGCGGAGGCTATTGTTACGGTGGCATGAAGGTGGCTATTAATGTTGTTGAAGCATCCCCACCCGCACCTGAACCCACCCCCAAAAATGGTTCCCCCATGACAACAACCAGCAGCAACCTGCTTGCTCTAACCATGGTTTCTGCTGCTGCCATTGTAATTTGGTGTCATGGGTCTCCGCCTTTCACCGTTCACCGACTTTAG
- the LOC113699980 gene encoding early nodulin-like protein 17, with translation MEGLGLRSRGIGWPMAAAVLTAAVLLVMLPQVSSIRYIVGSNMGGWAPNVNFTIWAQGKHFYNGDWLYFVYDRNQMNVLEVNKTDFDSCNSDHPLQNWTTGAGRDVVPLNITKTYYFISGKGFCYGGVKVAIHVENLPPPPASLPQKSDSPCLLLSTCRGQVFIPTLFAAAALWDAFILRL, from the exons ATGGAGGGGTTGGGCCTGAGGAGTAGGGGTATTGGGTGGCCAATGGCGGCGGCGGTGCTAACAGCAGCCGTGTTATTAGTGATGCTGCCTCAAGTCTCATCTATTCGCTACATTGTGGGATCTAACATGGGTGGTTGGGCCCCTAATGTTAACTTCACTATCTGGGCTCAAGGCAAACATTTCTACAATGGTGATTGGCTTT ATTTCGTGTACGATAGGAACCAGATGAATGTGCTTGAGGTAAACAAGACCGATTTTGATTCATGCAATTCAGATCATCCTCTTCAGAATTGGACGACCGGAGCAGGAAGGGATGTTGTTCCGCTGAACATAACTAAGACTTATTATTTCATCAGTGGAAAGGGTTTCTGCTATGGAGGAGTGAAGGTAGCAATTCATGTTGAAAATCTACCTCCCCCACCAGCATCCTTGCCTCAAAAGAGTGATTCACCATGTCTGCTGCTGTCCACTTGCAGAGGCCAGGTTTTCATACCAACTCTTTTTGCAGCTGCTGCTTTATGGGATGCCTTTATTCTACGCTTGTGA